One genomic region from Macaca mulatta isolate MMU2019108-1 chromosome 20, T2T-MMU8v2.0, whole genome shotgun sequence encodes:
- the PTX4 gene encoding pentraxin-4 isoform X2: protein MGCLWRKTLSVFLVFVTIYLHEASSQEAAPAGPRKPFFERLRRLEEQFRRFQAVTLTHLQSVASNYNVSYNVDVRFRSLAEESQAVAQAVNQSQAVVQGELVQLKAWVRKLQRRSRKIDMRLRALDLALGERSQQQARERKAHEAQGDALQDSLARLEGLVHSQGARLAALEGWLPVAHPGITALGPALVPAPTQPGLLGPSSLKLQRDRQELQAACEHRGPRQDSSAPLQGTREPPGSGSHRVLNGTATAPKDPPRQAWSPRGPGEICGVGPTLVFPNASTKNVVFLSPGFVTALRAMSFCSWVRTASGHLGTLLSYATEDNDNKLVLHGRDSLLPGSIHFVIGDPAFRELPLQPLLDGQWHHICVIWTSTQGSTRFSSFVHAAVCLSVSSVRLRCLDGPHFISPFICWWTSGLFSVGVTAEKVGLSTLRRVFVWTFFPLRWIPRSRITGRMPPQTLSGTPLLHPAVPLRTEP, encoded by the exons ATGGGTTGCTTGTGGAGGAAGACCTTGTctgtctttcttgtttttgtgacTATATATCTACATGAGGCTTCATCGCAAGAAGCCGCCCCAGCGGGGCCCAGGAAACCGTTTTTCGAGAGGCTCCGTAGACTGGAGGAGCAG TTCCGGAGATTCCAGGCAGTGACCTTGACGCATCTGCAGAGCGTCGCCAGCAACTACAACGTGTCCTACAACGTCGATGTCCGGTTCCGCAGCCTGGCGGAAGAGAGCCAGGCCGTGGCTCAGGCGGTCAACCAGTCACAGGCCGTGGTGCAGGGGGAGCTGGTGCAGCTCAAGGCCTGGGTGAGGAAGCTGCAGCGCCGAAGCCGGAAGATAGACATGCGGCTGCGGGCCTTGGACCTCGCCCTGGGCGAGAGGAGCCAGCAGCAGGCCCGGGAGAGGAAGGCGCACGAGGCTCAGGGGGACGCCCTGCAGGACTCACTGGCACGCCTGGAGGGCCTCGTCCACAGTCAGGGCGCCAGGCTGGCTGCTCTGGAGGGGTGGCTGCCCGTGGCCCACCCTGGCATCACAGCCTTGGGGCCGGCCCTGGTCCCAGCCCCAACCCAGCCTGGTCTGCTGGGCCCGAGCTCCCTGAAGCTTCAGAGGGACAGGCAGGAGCTCCAAGCTGCATGCGAGCACAGGGGCCCCCGGCAGGACTCCTCGGCCCCTCTCCAGGGGACTCGGGAGCCCCCAGGCTCAGGCAGCCATCGGGTACTCAATGGGACTGCCACGGCCCCAAAAGATCCTCCACGGCAGGCATGGTCCCCCCGGGGGCCAGGAGAGA TTTGCGGCGTGGGCCCCACCCTCGTTTTTCCAAACGCCTCCACCAAGAACGTGGTCTTCCTCAGCCCCGGCTTCGTCACTGCCCTGCGAGCCATGTCCTTCTGCAGCTGGGTCCGCACGGCGTCGGGCCACCTGGGCACCCTCCTGTCCTACGCCACCGAGGACAATGACAACAAGCTGGTGCTGCACGGCCGAGACTCCCTGCTGCCCGGATCCATCCACTTCGTGATCGGGGACCCGGCCTTCAGGGAATTGCCCCTGCAGCCGCTGCTGGACGGCCAGTGGCATCACATCTGTGTCATCTGGACGTCCACTCAGGGCAG CACAAGGTTTTCGAGCTTCGTCCACGCTGCGGTGTGTCTCAGCGTTTCATCTGTGCGGTTGCGTTGTTTGGACGGACCACACTTCATCTCTCCGTTCATCTGCTGGTGGACCTCTGGGCTGTTTTCAGTCGGGGTTACTGCGGAGAAAGTTGGTCTGAGCACTCTCAGACGCGTCTTTGTGTGGACGTTTTTCCCACTTCGGTggatacctaggagtagaattactGGGCGTATG cctcctcagACGCTTTCGGGAACGCCCTTGCTCCACCCCGCTGTGCCTTTGAGGACGGAGCCATAG
- the PTX4 gene encoding pentraxin-4 isoform X1, whose product MGCLWRKTLSVFLVFVTIYLHEASSQEAAPAGPRKPFFERLRRLEEQFRRFQAVTLTHLQSVASNYNVSYNVDVRFRSLAEESQAVAQAVNQSQAVVQGELVQLKAWVRKLQRRSRKIDMRLRALDLALGERSQQQARERKAHEAQGDALQDSLARLEGLVHSQGARLAALEGWLPVAHPGITALGPALVPAPTQPGLLGPSSLKLQRDRQELQAACEHRGPRQDSSAPLQGTREPPGSGSHRVLNGTATAPKDPPRQAWSPRGPGEICGVGPTLVFPNASTKNVVFLSPGFVTALRAMSFCSWVRTASGHLGTLLSYATEDNDNKLVLHGRDSLLPGSIHFVIGDPAFRELPLQPLLDGQWHHICVIWTSTQGRYWLHVDRRLVATGSRFREGYEIPPGGSLVLGQEQDSVGGGFDSSEAFVGSMSGLAIWDRVLVPGEVANLAIGKEFPAGAILTLANAALAGGFVQRANCPCLEHCP is encoded by the exons ATGGGTTGCTTGTGGAGGAAGACCTTGTctgtctttcttgtttttgtgacTATATATCTACATGAGGCTTCATCGCAAGAAGCCGCCCCAGCGGGGCCCAGGAAACCGTTTTTCGAGAGGCTCCGTAGACTGGAGGAGCAG TTCCGGAGATTCCAGGCAGTGACCTTGACGCATCTGCAGAGCGTCGCCAGCAACTACAACGTGTCCTACAACGTCGATGTCCGGTTCCGCAGCCTGGCGGAAGAGAGCCAGGCCGTGGCTCAGGCGGTCAACCAGTCACAGGCCGTGGTGCAGGGGGAGCTGGTGCAGCTCAAGGCCTGGGTGAGGAAGCTGCAGCGCCGAAGCCGGAAGATAGACATGCGGCTGCGGGCCTTGGACCTCGCCCTGGGCGAGAGGAGCCAGCAGCAGGCCCGGGAGAGGAAGGCGCACGAGGCTCAGGGGGACGCCCTGCAGGACTCACTGGCACGCCTGGAGGGCCTCGTCCACAGTCAGGGCGCCAGGCTGGCTGCTCTGGAGGGGTGGCTGCCCGTGGCCCACCCTGGCATCACAGCCTTGGGGCCGGCCCTGGTCCCAGCCCCAACCCAGCCTGGTCTGCTGGGCCCGAGCTCCCTGAAGCTTCAGAGGGACAGGCAGGAGCTCCAAGCTGCATGCGAGCACAGGGGCCCCCGGCAGGACTCCTCGGCCCCTCTCCAGGGGACTCGGGAGCCCCCAGGCTCAGGCAGCCATCGGGTACTCAATGGGACTGCCACGGCCCCAAAAGATCCTCCACGGCAGGCATGGTCCCCCCGGGGGCCAGGAGAGA TTTGCGGCGTGGGCCCCACCCTCGTTTTTCCAAACGCCTCCACCAAGAACGTGGTCTTCCTCAGCCCCGGCTTCGTCACTGCCCTGCGAGCCATGTCCTTCTGCAGCTGGGTCCGCACGGCGTCGGGCCACCTGGGCACCCTCCTGTCCTACGCCACCGAGGACAATGACAACAAGCTGGTGCTGCACGGCCGAGACTCCCTGCTGCCCGGATCCATCCACTTCGTGATCGGGGACCCGGCCTTCAGGGAATTGCCCCTGCAGCCGCTGCTGGACGGCCAGTGGCATCACATCTGTGTCATCTGGACGTCCACTCAGGGCAGGTACTGGCTCCATGTGGATCGCAGGCTGGTGGCCACCGGCTCCCGCTTCAGGGAGGGCTACGAGATCCCCCCCGGAGGGTCCCTGGTGCTGGGCCAGGAGCAAGACAGCGTGGGGGGCGGGTTCGACAGCTCCGAGGCCTTCGTGGGGAGCATGTCTGGCTTGGCTATCTGGGATCGGGTGCTGGTTCCCGGGGAAGTTGCAAACCTTGCCATTGGGAAAGAGTTCCCAGCAGGTGCCATCCTGACGCTGGCCAATGCTGCACTGGCAGGCGGATTTGTGCAGAGGGCCAACTGCCCCTGTCTGGAGCACTGTCCCTGA